One window of Grus americana isolate bGruAme1 chromosome 18, bGruAme1.mat, whole genome shotgun sequence genomic DNA carries:
- the MIF4GD gene encoding MIF4G domain-containing protein encodes MGETGKEEYKIQSFDTETQKLLKTALKDPSNVDLEKVANIIVDQSLKDCVFSKEAGRICYTIIQAESKQVGQSIFRRSLLNRLQQEYKDREELRTRSLQAWICYVTFICNIFDYLRVNNMPMMALVNPVYDCLFRLAQPDSLRQEEEVDCLVLQLHRIGEQLEKMNSQRMDELFSLLRDGFLLQEGLSSLSQLLLLEIIEFRAADWKMTDAAQKYYYSEVMD; translated from the exons ATGGGGGAAACGGGCAAAGAAGAGTATAAAATACAGTCGTTCGACACCGAGACTcagaagctgctgaaaacaGCCCTCAAAG acCCCAGCAATGTGGACCTGGAGAAAGTGGCCAATATTATAGTGGACCAGTCCCTCAAAGACTGTGTGTTCAGCAAGGAGGCAGGGCGCATCTGCTACACCATCATCCAG GCAGAGAGCAAACAAGTCGGCCAGAGCATCTTCCGGAGGAGCCTGCTGAACCGGCTGCAGCAGGAGTACAAGGACAGGGAGGAGCTGCGTACCCGCTCGCTCCAGGCGTGGATCTGCTACGTCACCTTCATCTGCAACATCTTTGACTACCTGAGG GTGAACAACATGCCCATGATGGCTCTGGTGAACCCCGTTTACGACTGTCTGTTCCGGCTGGCACAGCCCGACAGCCTGcggcaggaggaagag GTGGACTGCTTGGTCCTACAGCTCCATCGCATTGGCGAGCAGCTGGAGAAGATGAACTCCCAGCGGATGGatgagctcttctccctcctccggGATGgcttcctgctgcaggaggggctcagctccctgtcccagctcctgctgctggagatCATCGAGTTTCGGGCTGCTGACTGGAAGATGACGGACGCTGCTCAGAAATACTATTACAGCGAAGTGATGGATTAA